GATAGCGAATTGAGCGAAGATGGTCCATGTCTTTTCAAAGCTATCACGCCGGCATGGAACAATCAAAATCTGAGCACATTGGCTGAAAAGACTAAATCCGATCTGGTTTTTGCACATGTGCGAGCATCCACATATGGTGTCTTGTCTGAAACGAACTGCCATCCATTTACGTACCACAGCTTATGTTTTATGCACAACGGCGGTATATCTAATTTCAAAGGaatcaagagaaaattgTTGAATCATATAAAGGACGAGTACCTGAATTTCATCCAAGGAAGCACAGATTCCGAGTGCGCATTTGCACTATTTTTGGATACTTTAGAAAAGTTGGGTTATGatccaaaaaaacaagacgGCAACTTCGGTAATGTTGCTCTGAGAAAAGCAATGTTACAAACAATTGACTATATCAGGGATTGGACCAAAGAAGCAAACAAGAATGAAGTTCACGTGGAACCATCTCTATTAAATTTCGCTGTGACAGACGGATCCACTGTTATCGTTTCTAGATACATAACGTCAAAAACGGATGAGGCGGCATCCCTGCATTTTAGTTGTGGTTCTAGCTTTGTGGAAACTTCGCCAGGGGAATACAGAGTAGAGAGGTTGGATAGAAATCAAGATGTAATCATGGTGGCATCAGAGCCATTGACTTTCGAAAGAGGGGATTGGACGGCGGTGCCCACCAATAGCATTTTGACCATCAAGAAACAGACAATATTACTGCATCCTATCATCGACGAGTACTACCAAGAAGATCCATTGTACTTAAGAAGCTCTACACTTGCAGAAAGCAAGGGACTCATGGGCTCTATACCGCTAGCAAAGGCCGTGGAAAAGAACGTTCCTCCGCTAGAAAGAGAAGGCCGCACAAGACCCCCAACTGCTGTTGCGCACATAGCATAAACACGCGCAAGGGAGCTTGGTACTACTGTCACTACTACACATATACGTAAACAAATAATAAGCATCGA
The Saccharomyces kudriavzevii IFO 1802 strain IFO1802 genome assembly, chromosome: 14 DNA segment above includes these coding regions:
- the DUG3 gene encoding glutamine amidotransferase subunit DUG3 (similar to Saccharomyces cerevisiae DUG3 (YNL191W); ancestral locus Anc_2.60), translating into MCRFLIFKGKQPIRLSHLLTRPAHSIINQSFDSRLRLDRRRPMNGDGFGVAYYPLDSELSEDGPCLFKAITPAWNNQNLSTLAEKTKSDLVFAHVRASTYGVLSETNCHPFTYHSLCFMHNGGISNFKGIKRKLLNHIKDEYLNFIQGSTDSECAFALFLDTLEKLGYDPKKQDGNFGNVALRKAMLQTIDYIRDWTKEANKNEVHVEPSLLNFAVTDGSTVIVSRYITSKTDEAASLHFSCGSSFVETSPGEYRVERLDRNQDVIMVASEPLTFERGDWTAVPTNSILTIKKQTILLHPIIDEYYQEDPLYLRSSTLAESKGLMGSIPLAKAVEKNVPPLEREGRTRPPTAVAHIA